The genomic window TGCAAGCTGTTGCGTGAGCTGTGCAACGAACAACAACGCACCATTGTGGTGGTCACGCACGAGCCCAGTGTTGCCGTCTGGGCCGACCAAGTTATGGTCCTCAAGGATGGTCATATCGTCGAACGGTTCCGCGCCAGCGGCCACGGCGATGCACAGTCCCTGGCAGCCCATTACCAACAGGTCGTAGGCGCCCCCCAGCTGGCTGCTGTGTAGCCGGATCATCGCCCATATCGATGACGCAGCAAGCAACGGGCTTACTCCTTGCCCACTAGCCAGCCACGCTCGATCAGTTCCCGGTCAGTCACCCCTGCCTCACGGTGAGACGGCACGAAGGGACCGGTTCGATTCTATTTTCTCGACCCCCGAGCGATCGGCGATTTTTCGCGGCCAGTGCAAGATGAAGCGAGCTCCCTGGCCAATGTCGGATTCCACCCCAATCGATCCGCCGTAGCTTTCCACCGTCTTTTTAATGATCGCCAAGCCCACTCCGCTGCCCGAGTCGCCGGAATCCTTGGCAGCCAGGGTATGGAAAATTTTAAAGATCCGGTCGTGGTAGGCGTGCGCGATTCCTGGGCCATCGTCGGCGACGACGAAGTGCACAAAATGGGAATCCACGGTCGCCGATATCGTAACCGTTCCGTCGCTGCGATCATGATGCTTGATGGCGTTGGCCATCAAATTGCGGAGACAGGTTTCCAGCGGTGTCCGCAGGGTTTCAAAGCTCGGCAAATCGCCTTCGATATGAACCCCGAACTCAGCCGGTCGATCGAGCAACGATGCCAGTTGCTGAACCAGTTCGTTGGTATCGACAGTGACCAGCCGGTCATCGATCTTACCGGCGCGGGAGTAGGCCAGTAGGTCCCGCAACAGGCCATCCATCAATTCGATTCGGTCCTGCATTTTCTGCAGATGTTCGGTGCAGGTGGAAGGCAGCCGGTCTCCGGCGTCTTCGATCGTCCATTCGGCCAAATGGGCAATTCCTCGCAACGGTGACCGCAAATCGTGGGAGGCGATATTGGCGAAGTCATCGAGGTCGCGATTGCTGCGTTCGAGTTCCGTGACGGTCTGCCGGATCAAAGCTTCTTTTTCTTTGCGGTCCGAGACATCGCGCAGGACCAAAGCGGAAAACGGCTGGCCCTCTTCGCTCCAGTGCGACATCGAAACCTCCGCCTGAAACGCGTCGCCATCGCGGCGCAGACAAATCTGTTCCGTATTCGCGACAGACTGAAACACGCCGCTTCCGGGCGGCAAGGATCGGACATCCCGATTGATCGGTGCGGATTGAAATAGCAACCGATAGGAACGTCCGAGCAGTTCTTCCGCGGTAAACCCAAACGTCTTTTCGGTGGCCGGATTGGCGTAGATCAAATCGCCCCTGGCATCGATCAACACGATCGGGTCATGCGCGGAGTCACAGACGGCTTTGAACTGTTTTTGCTGGCGACGAAACGCTTGCGTCATGCTCTCGGCCAACATGGCGGCGTGACGATGGCGTCGCCCGATCGAACCGATCACCAGAAACAGCAATACGTCCACCAACAGGCCCACACAAGCGACCAGAAAGCTGGTGGCCGATTCGGTGGGTCCGATGAACCCCGGCTTGGACTCAAAGTACAGGGTCCAGGTGCGACCGTGCAAATTCAGCTGAAAGGTTTCGCTGAACTGCGGGGCGGCATTGTCGGATGTGCCGTGGAGCGTCCCGTTACTGTCATACAACAAGTGTGTGGCGGTCAGCGTCTCGCCGTCAAAAATCTCGAAATCAATGTCGGAGGTTTCGCTTTGTAGAATCCCCTGCATCAAATCGTTGGCGCGAAAGGGTGCATACACAAACCCTTGCACCGCCGCCCGTTTTTGTTCCAGCGTGTCGCGTGGCAGCGAGCGATCGAAGATGGGCAAATAGACCAAAAATCCGCGTTGCACATCGGTCTCGGTTTCCTGCACCAGAGTAACCATTCCGGAGATCGTCGGTCGCCCCGAGGCAATCGCTTGATCCATGGCGCTACGGCGGGTCGGTTCCGAATACATGTCGTAGCCGAAGGCACGTTGGTTTCGCCAATCAAACGGTTCCAAATAATGCACCACCCCGTAACGTTTACGATCACCCTCGGGTTGGATCGCGAAATCCGGAAAGCCTTCCTCCCGTACGGCTTGTTCGTAAGCCTCTTTTTCTTCGCGGGAAACAAACTCGCTGATCCCGATTCCCTGGATCCCGGGGTAATATTCTTGCAATTCGGAATTATCGATAAATTTACGCCATTCCTCCCGCGAAACGTGATCCGAGGAGGCAAACAAGCCGACGCCGCTGCGAAGCACCTGCTCGTACTCCAACATTCGCTGGGCGACCGCGTCGCGGACTTCCGCGGTTCGAAACCGAAACCGGTCCGTAGCCCGATCTTCGATATAACTGTGCGACAAATACCAAGCGATCGCGGTCACGATCAGAGAAACGCCCAAGATAGCCCAGGCGACGCCCGAGCTGTGAAAGGACCCTCCGTCCGCCACGTCTTGCTCGCTGGGACCAATGGTATCGATTAGTGGAGCTGGACTCGTCACTGCGGGTTGCAAGCCAAAAAGAGAACGGCGGACGTCGACTCTCCAACGAGTCCCCTAAATATGGCTCATGAACCTGGAACTTGCAAAGCCGACATTACAATCATCCCGGCGGCTGCCGAACCGATGGGAGATCGGCTAGCAACAATCGTTGCACCACCCGGATGTCGACCGGTTTGACAATGTGTTCGTCAAAACCCGAATCGAAGGCCTGCTGGCGGTCAGCGGCCTGGCCGAAACCGGTCAAGGCGACCATGCGGACGTGTTGTAAGGATTGTGTTTGACGAATTTTTTTGGCTAGTTCGTGCCCATTCATATTAGGCATCGAAATATCCGAAAAAATCACATCCGGCCTCCATTGCAGGGCCTGTTGATACCCATCCAGCCCGTCGACCGCTTCGCGAACCTCGTGCCCCATTTTGCGAAGCATGCGGGCCAGCACGAAACGATTTCCACGCGTATCGTCAACGACCAGGATCCGGTAACGAGTCGACTCGGGGGCATTTAGCGCGGCCGTTTGCCCTTCGGTTTCTTGGGGAGGATGGTACTGCTGCAGCAACGGCAACTGCACAGTAAATCGGCAGCCCTGATTTAGGCCAGGGCTTTCCACGCTGATTTGTCCGCCATGCAAGTCGATCAGGGTCTTGGCCAATGACAGTCCGATCCCCAAGCCCGATTGCCCGCGTTCTTTCGAGACGTCGACCTGTTCGAACATCTCAAAGATCTTCTGACTCGATTCCTGTGACAGACCGATCCCGTCGTCGCGCACCTCGATGATGGCCTGGGTTTCATCGGCTTGAACCGACAGCCAGATATTGCCCGCTGGGGGAGTGTATTTGGCGGCATTGTTCAACAGGTTGACCAACACCTGAGTCAAGCGAGCGGCGTCGCCCATGACGTATAGTGGCGGGTCGGGATTGTACACGTGCAGCGTTTGTTTGGAATCGGCAATAAACGGTGCAGCGGCTTCCAGGGCCACAGCCACGACCTTCCGCAGTTCGATCGGTTGGGTGCGGAGCTTTAATTTGCCCCGTCGGATCCGCGACACATCCAGCAGATCATCGATCAGCCGCACCATCTGGTCGGCCTGGCGATCGATCAGGGCGCTGAGTTCGCGGAGTTGAGCGGGATCTTCATCGACATCCTGCATCATTTGAGCAGCCGACTTGATGGGAGCCAGCGGGTTGCGCAGCTCGTGAGCGAGAGTTGCCAGGAACTGATCCTTGCGCCGATCGGCCTCTTCCAACCGAGCGGCAATTTTCCGCAAGTGTTGCTCACTCTCACGCAGCGACTCCTCGGCCTGCCGCTGGGCCGTCACGTCCATCACCACGCCCGGCAGTCGCAGGGCGCAGCCTTTCACATCCCGTTCGACTCGCCCGCGAGCCACCAGATGGCGAACCGGTTGCTCCTGGACCGCGATCCGGCAATGCACTTCAAAACGGTGTCCGCGTTCGATCACCTGTCGGATGCGTTTCAAGACCAAGGGGCGATCGTCCGGATGAATCGCATCCATATAGGCCGACACCGGACCGCCGTTGGCATCGGCTTCGCTGAGCGCAAGCATGTTGGCCAGGTTGGCGTCCGCCTGGACGCTGTTGGTGATCAGATCGAACTCCCAAGTACCGATTTCGGCGGCATTCAGAGTGGATTGCAGTTGCGAACGAGCCAGTTTGAGTTCGGTGTCCGCTTCCAATTGATGGGTGATGTCGGTGAACAACACCGCCACGCGACGGCTTTCCGCACCGCCCAAACGGAAGGCGTAGACATTGAACCAGCGGGAGAGTTCCTGAGCTTGATTGACAAACCGTCGGGGTTGACCGGTTTTGGCGACCTGCCCATAGATCTCAAACCAATTCGATTCCATCTGCGGCGCCATCTCCCGCATCGTGCGGCCCACGGCATTGACCAATCCAGCCTGTTTCTCGAAGGCCGGATTGACTTCGATAAAGCGGTAGTCGACGCATTGCCCCTGATCGTCAAACAGCGTTTCCAGCACGCAGAAGCCTTCATCGATCGATTGGAACAGCGTCCGATATCGCTCTTCGTTGATCCGCAGTTGCTCGGTGGTCTCGCGGAGCCGTTCGTGGGAGCGTTGGGAGGTCAGGTCGGTGATCAAGACCCCGATCGCCACGCCGCTTTCGGGATCCAGCGCGCTGAAGGTCAGAAACACGGGCACCCGAGTTCCTTCGGAATCGACCAGATAGGCTTCGGCCTGAGCGGACGAGGCGCGACCTTGGCGCAGCAGGTTGCTGTAGGATTCCTGGCAGTCGAGGACGACAAAATCGGACAAGGACCTGCCGATCAAGCCTCGGTGAGGCCTCTTTAGCATTTCTGCAAAACGGCGATTGCAGTAAGCGATGTCGCCGCCTTCGGTCAGGGTCACGGCCCCCTGCTGCATCTGTTCGACCAACAGCCGGTACGGGCGGTCAGCCCCCTGCAGCGTATAGATCCGCGGCGTGTCGCCTTCATGAACCACAAACGCGTCCACCTCGCCGCTGCGGATGGCTTCAATCGTATTTTCCGCTTCGGCCAGTCGGCGACGGAGTTCTTCGACTTGGGATTGCAGGGGCTCGCCGGTCATTCTTATTCAGTCCCGTTCCGAGACCCCCAACGACCTCAGCACCCCGGCTCGATCGGACAACTCACCGACCAACCGCACCGTTGGGGGCGGAGACACTTTCAACAATGTGGGTGAGGCGATGATCTGATTTTCGCTGGCCAGTCCGGGGTGCTGATAGATATCGATAATTTCCAGCTGGTGCGTGCCTTGCAACGTCTCTTTGCAGATCGCCGTGATTTGCGCGATGGCCCGCAGTGAACGCGGCGTCATCCCGGTCACAAACAAGCGCAGCACCAACGATGGAGGTACGTCTTCGGTTTCCCAGGAGTCGCTGTTGAGTGGTCGGCGATCGTTCAAGCTGCCGGACATTCGTTCACTTTCTACGCGTTGCTAGGGTGCGCGCCGCTGCGCCGCACCACCGTCATCCGCCCACGCTACGTCGCGGAATCAATTGCAATCCGACCAATGCTTTTTCCGTATCACGTAGATCGCCGACCAACCGGCACAGTGGTTCAGGCAACTTACGTACCACGGTGGGAATTGCCACGATTTGATCTCCGGCGGCCAGCTGAGGTTTTTCCAACAAATCGATGACTTCGATGCTATAGCGTCCCTGTAGATGCTCCTCACACAGACTCTTCAGGTTGTTGAAAGCCGTCACCGATTTGGTGGTTCGGCCGGCAACATACAGCCGCAATTCCCACTGTTCGTTGTCCTCGCCAGAAAACGACGCAGGACCATCAGGGGCGGACTCGGTGGATTTCATAAAACGATCCTAGGTGACCAGTCACCGCAAAAAAACAAACCTGAGCGATCGCACGGGAACTTACGAACCGGTCTCTGACAAGTCAAAGCCTCGATCCGTAATCCGGAATGAACGTAGGCGATGGGAGTGAGCCATCCCTCTTGATTTTAAAACAAATAGCAATCGCTTGCGATCCACGGGCGTTTCCACATCCCGCATCAACAGCCAGGCGTCGACCAGGGAGGAAATTTCCAAACTGGTTTTTTCCAAGGCCGCCCCCCCATCGGTCAGGCTGGTCATCAGCGCCGTGATGCCCTCGGTTTTCAGAAAATCGATTAGCCGCGTAGCCATCGAATTTGCATCAAAGTCCGTGCCCCCCCGCTCCAGAGAGCTAATCGGATCCAGCACGACGCTGCCGGGCTGGAACTCCGTCACCAGTCGATAGAACTGCACCAGGTGCTGTTCCAAACCAAACGAAGTGGCTCGTACCGAGTGGATCCGCAGCAACTGCTGATCGACGTAGGGCTGGAGGTCCAGACCGATGGACCGCATATTGCGGATCATCTGACCAGGCGATTCCTCCATGGCGATGTACAATACACGCTCCGATCGCCGACAGGCTGCGGCCGCGAAGTGAGCCGCCAAAGAACTCTTGCCGCTGCCCGCGGTGCCCGACACCAGCACACTGCTGCCGCGGTAGAACCCTCCGCCGCTGAGCATCTGGTCAAGCTCGGGCAGACCCGAAGAAACCCGCTCGGAACTAACCGCGTGGTTCAACGACAGCGTCGACAGGGGCATGACGACGATGCCGTCCCGGTCGATCAAGAACGGATACTCGTTCGTACCATGCACCGAACCGCGATATTTGACGATTCGCAACCGCCGCGTTGAAACTTGAGCCTCGACGTGGTGGTCCAGCGTGACCACACAATCCGACACGTACTCTTCCAAGCCGTGCCGCGTCAGCGGACCGTCGCCACGTTCCCCGGTGATCACAGCCGTGACGCCCTTGTCCTTCAACCAACGAAACAAGCGGCGAAGTTCCGAACGGATGATTCCGGTATTGGTCAGCCCTCCAAACAGGGTTTCCACGGTATCCAACACCACTCGCTTGGCACCGATCAGATCGATCGCATAGGCCAAGCGGACGAACAAGCCTTCCAGATCGTATTCGCCGTTCTCTTCGATTTCGCTGCGTTCGACCCGCACATAATCGATCGCCAGGCGGCGCTGGTCGATCAATTGCTTGACATCGAATCCCAGGGAAGACACATTCTCGGCCAACTCGTCGGTCGTTTCCTCGAACGAGACGAACACACCCGGCTCGTCAAACGCCGTGGCTCCCCGGACCAAGAATTCCATCCCGAACAAGGTCTTTCCACAGCCCGCCGCTCCGCACACCAGCGTGGCTCGACCGGCAGGCAAACCGCCGCCGCTGATCACATCAAATCCTTCGATCCCCGTGAGCGTCTTCGCCAGCCCGGACCGTGGCTTGGCCAGCCCGGCTGGAGCGTCCGTCGGGTTTACGGAGCGTCCCGCCTCGGAAGGATCCGACGCGGAGACACTCCGTTGCTGTTCATCTGCTGCCATCTAACTCAACCCACCCAAAAAAACACCGCCCGCTTAGCACCTAGCTCGGCTATTTTAAACGGTCATTTTCAAGTCAGGTAGCCAGCTTCCCTAGCGACGCAGCTTCCAGCCAACCAGCACCCCCAATCCGAAGCACCACATGGCGGCGACATCCGGTTTTTCGTTGGCGTAATCGCGGAGCAAAGCAAAAACGTCTCGGGCCGGATCGGCGACATAATGCTGGGCGTAGTCCTGGGTGATTTCGCCCGTGCTCTGCGACCCACTGGAGCTTTGCTCGGGGCTGTTTGACTGGCGGGAATCGGAGCGACTCGAAGTAGATGCACTCATGGCTTAGTTACCTATGGTTTATGGTTACGGTGTAGCGAAAACAGTGAAAGCGAGTTTGCCGGTGACTAGCGTCCCCAGCGCTGATGCCAGGCCAGATCTCGCTCGCGTTGAGCCCCGATCGAGAGCCCCACCAGCACGCCCACGATCAATCCCAGCCCCAACGCC from Roseimaritima ulvae includes these protein-coding regions:
- a CDS encoding CHASE domain-containing protein is translated as MTSPAPLIDTIGPSEQDVADGGSFHSSGVAWAILGVSLIVTAIAWYLSHSYIEDRATDRFRFRTAEVRDAVAQRMLEYEQVLRSGVGLFASSDHVSREEWRKFIDNSELQEYYPGIQGIGISEFVSREEKEAYEQAVREEGFPDFAIQPEGDRKRYGVVHYLEPFDWRNQRAFGYDMYSEPTRRSAMDQAIASGRPTISGMVTLVQETETDVQRGFLVYLPIFDRSLPRDTLEQKRAAVQGFVYAPFRANDLMQGILQSETSDIDFEIFDGETLTATHLLYDSNGTLHGTSDNAAPQFSETFQLNLHGRTWTLYFESKPGFIGPTESATSFLVACVGLLVDVLLFLVIGSIGRRHRHAAMLAESMTQAFRRQQKQFKAVCDSAHDPIVLIDARGDLIYANPATEKTFGFTAEELLGRSYRLLFQSAPINRDVRSLPPGSGVFQSVANTEQICLRRDGDAFQAEVSMSHWSEEGQPFSALVLRDVSDRKEKEALIRQTVTELERSNRDLDDFANIASHDLRSPLRGIAHLAEWTIEDAGDRLPSTCTEHLQKMQDRIELMDGLLRDLLAYSRAGKIDDRLVTVDTNELVQQLASLLDRPAEFGVHIEGDLPSFETLRTPLETCLRNLMANAIKHHDRSDGTVTISATVDSHFVHFVVADDGPGIAHAYHDRIFKIFHTLAAKDSGDSGSGVGLAIIKKTVESYGGSIGVESDIGQGARFILHWPRKIADRSGVEKIESNRSLRAVSP
- a CDS encoding hybrid sensor histidine kinase/response regulator, whose translation is MTGEPLQSQVEELRRRLAEAENTIEAIRSGEVDAFVVHEGDTPRIYTLQGADRPYRLLVEQMQQGAVTLTEGGDIAYCNRRFAEMLKRPHRGLIGRSLSDFVVLDCQESYSNLLRQGRASSAQAEAYLVDSEGTRVPVFLTFSALDPESGVAIGVLITDLTSQRSHERLRETTEQLRINEERYRTLFQSIDEGFCVLETLFDDQGQCVDYRFIEVNPAFEKQAGLVNAVGRTMREMAPQMESNWFEIYGQVAKTGQPRRFVNQAQELSRWFNVYAFRLGGAESRRVAVLFTDITHQLEADTELKLARSQLQSTLNAAEIGTWEFDLITNSVQADANLANMLALSEADANGGPVSAYMDAIHPDDRPLVLKRIRQVIERGHRFEVHCRIAVQEQPVRHLVARGRVERDVKGCALRLPGVVMDVTAQRQAEESLRESEQHLRKIAARLEEADRRKDQFLATLAHELRNPLAPIKSAAQMMQDVDEDPAQLRELSALIDRQADQMVRLIDDLLDVSRIRRGKLKLRTQPIELRKVVAVALEAAAPFIADSKQTLHVYNPDPPLYVMGDAARLTQVLVNLLNNAAKYTPPAGNIWLSVQADETQAIIEVRDDGIGLSQESSQKIFEMFEQVDVSKERGQSGLGIGLSLAKTLIDLHGGQISVESPGLNQGCRFTVQLPLLQQYHPPQETEGQTAALNAPESTRYRILVVDDTRGNRFVLARMLRKMGHEVREAVDGLDGYQQALQWRPDVIFSDISMPNMNGHELAKKIRQTQSLQHVRMVALTGFGQAADRQQAFDSGFDEHIVKPVDIRVVQRLLLADLPSVRQPPG
- a CDS encoding circadian clock KaiB family protein; the encoded protein is MSGSLNDRRPLNSDSWETEDVPPSLVLRLFVTGMTPRSLRAIAQITAICKETLQGTHQLEIIDIYQHPGLASENQIIASPTLLKVSPPPTVRLVGELSDRAGVLRSLGVSERD
- a CDS encoding circadian clock KaiB family protein; this encodes MKSTESAPDGPASFSGEDNEQWELRLYVAGRTTKSVTAFNNLKSLCEEHLQGRYSIEVIDLLEKPQLAAGDQIVAIPTVVRKLPEPLCRLVGDLRDTEKALVGLQLIPRRSVGG
- the kaiC gene encoding circadian clock protein KaiC, coding for MAADEQQRSVSASDPSEAGRSVNPTDAPAGLAKPRSGLAKTLTGIEGFDVISGGGLPAGRATLVCGAAGCGKTLFGMEFLVRGATAFDEPGVFVSFEETTDELAENVSSLGFDVKQLIDQRRLAIDYVRVERSEIEENGEYDLEGLFVRLAYAIDLIGAKRVVLDTVETLFGGLTNTGIIRSELRRLFRWLKDKGVTAVITGERGDGPLTRHGLEEYVSDCVVTLDHHVEAQVSTRRLRIVKYRGSVHGTNEYPFLIDRDGIVVMPLSTLSLNHAVSSERVSSGLPELDQMLSGGGFYRGSSVLVSGTAGSGKSSLAAHFAAAACRRSERVLYIAMEESPGQMIRNMRSIGLDLQPYVDQQLLRIHSVRATSFGLEQHLVQFYRLVTEFQPGSVVLDPISSLERGGTDFDANSMATRLIDFLKTEGITALMTSLTDGGAALEKTSLEISSLVDAWLLMRDVETPVDRKRLLFVLKSRGMAHSHRLRSFRITDRGFDLSETGS